A genome region from Erigeron canadensis isolate Cc75 chromosome 3, C_canadensis_v1, whole genome shotgun sequence includes the following:
- the LOC122592285 gene encoding UTP--glucose-1-phosphate uridylyltransferase-like has product MTIHSAIIQKLLSTNAHLGRRVAENHYKIYTYGARNGTTIIDADKTLVCLRSACNFIGNLYRENGRFLFVNTNPLVDEIVEQMIKTTGCRNNHSWRLGGFLTNSLSPKKFRSRNKKLNITSINPPDCVVIFDTERKSSVILEASRLQIPIVGLVDPSMPLETYKKITYPVPANDSVQFVYLFCNLITKTIQYEQKKLGAAKGKVVKEEEEKIVENAHLIDKIKIDGVEDELHVVSYETLSPVSNDPLKIKELLDKLVVVKINDNVGAKMGFDGPKSAIEVSEGLTSLDIIANYIESLNSMYGCNIPLLLMNDASTHAETLKILEKHSSKNISCLVEDEYQENDIKIALDRKEALISLKNSGKPDKFLSQGKQYILMLNSDNLAQVVDIDILNHLIQNNIKYCMELERKFNLTSTMNSWVNINTIANRPKTKLLGRPIALTVPGSRNIPLEETSDLLIFKSDLYTCVKDILIRNEAREDPANPTITLGPEFKKLTEFESRFKSIPSIIDLDNLEVTGDVWFGNGVILKGFVSIHARPGEKIVIPDGVVLKNKVINGQEDVAEVDSGPASHFV; this is encoded by the exons ATGACAATACATTCAGCCATTATTCAAAAACTCCTGAGCACAAACGCACATTTAGGCCGCCGAGTTGCCGAAAACCATTACAAAATCTACACTTACGGCGCCCGCAATGGGACCACAATCATCGACGCCGACAAAACCCTTGTCTGTCTCCGTAGCGCCTGCAATTTCATCGGAAATCTTTATCGTGAAAACGGCAGGTTTTTATTCGTCAACACGAATCCATTGGTCGATGAGATTGTCGAACAGATGATTAAGACGACTGGATGTCGCAATAACCATTCTTGGCGACTTGGTGGTTTTTTGACTAATAGTTTGAGCCCTAAGAAGTTTAGGTCTAGGAATAAGAAGTTGAATATTACTTCCATCAATCCGCCCGATTGTGTCGTCATTTTCGATACCGAACGCAAGAGTTCGGTTATTCTTGAAGCTTCTAGGTTGCAGATTCCTATTGTTGG GTTGGTTGATCCGAGTATGCCGTTGGAAACGTATAAGAAAATTACATATCCTGTTCCTGCGAATGATTCTGTGCAGTttgtgtatttgttttgtaatctgATTACAAAAACGATACAGTATGAGCAAAAGAAGCTTGGTGCAGCTAAAGGAAAGGTGGTTAAAGAGGAAGAGGAGAAAATTGT TGAGAATGCTCATCTGATTGACAAGATTAAGATAGATGGTGTTGAAGATGAGTTGCATGTCGTATCATACGAAACCTTATCACCTGTTTCTAATG ATCCTTTGAAAATTAAGGAGCTTCTTGACAAACTTGTTGTCGTAAAGATCAATGACAATGTAGGGGCAAAGATGGGTTTTGATGGGCCAAA GTCTGCAATTGAGGTTTCTGAAGGATTGACATCTCTAGATATTATCGCTAACTATATTGAG TCTCTGAATTCAATGTATGGGTGCAATATTCCCCTGCTTCTGATGAATGATGCTAGTACACACGCTGAGACACTGAAG ATTCTGGAGAAACATTCCAGCAAGAATATATCCTGTTTAGTTGAG GATGAATATCAAGAGAATGATATCAAAATTGCTCTTGACCGGAAGGAGGCTTTGATTTCCTTAAAGAACAGTGGCAAGCCTGATAAATTCTTATCACAG GGTAAACAGTACATTTTGATGCTGAACTCGGATAATTTGGCTCAAGTTGTGGACATAG ATATTTTAAATCATTTGATCCAGAATAACATCAAGTATTGTATGGAGTTAGAAAGAAAGTTTAACCTCACCAGCACAATGAATTC GTGGGTAAACATTAATACAATCGCGAATCGTCCGAAAACAAAG TTACTAGGCCGCCCCATTGCTTTAACTGTTCCTGGATCTCGAAATATTCCACTGGAGGAAACATCagatttacttatttttaag TCTGATCTATACACCTGTGTTAAAGACATCCTTATACGCAATGAGGCTAGAGAGGATCCTGCCAATCCTACTATTACGTTAGGTCCCGAATTCAAAAAG TTAACTGAATTTGAAAGCCGGTTTAAGTCCATCCCTAGCATCATTGATCTTGATAACCTAGAGGTAACAGGCGATGTTTGGTTTGGGAATGGTGTCATTCTTAAG GGGTTCGTCAGCATTCATGCTAGACCGGGTGAGAAGATTGTAATCCCCGACGGAGTTGTGTTGAAGaataag GTAATCAACGGCCAAGAAGATGTCGCTGAAGTAGATAGCGGTCCTGCCTCTCATTTTGTTTAA